A part of Nocardioides sp. WS12 genomic DNA contains:
- the pstB gene encoding phosphate ABC transporter ATP-binding protein PstB has protein sequence MTDYEALSYAPPEDATQTIPVVPPLAVPATRPGKRRMFTGRTGGERPAPAEGYAPVPDLLAQRVAGANAAELRAEDITAWFGERKVLDRVSLTMPAGQVTALIGPSGCGKSTFLRILNRMHELVPSASLAGQVILGDEDIYGPDQRVTHARRRIGMVFQKPNPFPAMSIYENTIASLALTGIKASKAEKDFLVEDSLRKASLWDEVKDRLHQPGGGLSGGQQQRLCIARAMAIAPEVLLMDEPCSALDPTSTRRVEETIAELRGQVTIVIVTHNMQQAARVSDKCAFFLAAMNTPGVIVEYGDTEAMFSNPRDSRTSDYVHGRFG, from the coding sequence ATGACCGACTACGAAGCGCTCAGCTACGCACCGCCAGAAGACGCCACCCAGACCATTCCGGTGGTGCCGCCCCTCGCGGTGCCCGCGACCCGTCCCGGCAAGCGACGCATGTTCACCGGTCGGACCGGCGGTGAGCGACCCGCGCCGGCGGAGGGCTATGCGCCGGTGCCCGACCTGCTGGCCCAACGGGTGGCCGGCGCCAACGCCGCCGAGTTGCGGGCCGAGGACATCACGGCATGGTTCGGTGAGCGCAAGGTCCTCGACCGCGTCTCGCTGACCATGCCCGCAGGCCAGGTGACCGCCCTCATCGGACCGTCCGGCTGCGGCAAGTCGACGTTCCTGCGGATCCTCAACCGGATGCACGAGCTGGTGCCGTCGGCCTCCCTGGCCGGCCAGGTGATCCTCGGTGACGAGGACATCTACGGCCCCGACCAGCGGGTCACCCACGCGCGTCGCCGGATCGGCATGGTCTTCCAGAAGCCCAACCCGTTCCCGGCGATGTCGATCTACGAGAACACCATCGCGTCCCTCGCCCTCACCGGTATCAAGGCCAGCAAGGCCGAGAAGGACTTCCTGGTCGAGGACTCCCTGCGCAAGGCGTCCTTGTGGGACGAGGTCAAGGACCGTCTCCACCAGCCCGGTGGTGGCCTGTCCGGTGGCCAGCAGCAGCGCCTCTGCATCGCTCGGGCGATGGCCATCGCCCCTGAAGTCCTGTTGATGGACGAGCCCTGCTCGGCCCTCGACCCGACCTCCACGCGCCGCGTGGAGGAGACGATCGCCGAACTGCGTGGTCAGGTCACGATCGTCATCGTCACGCACAACATGCAACAAGCGGCACGTGTCTCCGACAAGTGCGCGTTCTTCCTCGCAGCAATGAACACCCCCGGTGTCATCGTCGAGTACGGCGACACCGAGGCCATGTTCAGCAATCCTCGGGACTCACGTACATCCGACTACGTCCATGGACGTTTCGGCTAG
- a CDS encoding sortase: MTTATEDRRTEGRALRDKSPRKFWPTGLPRLSKVANPTPPDWRTVVGSYALSMLSIILLALLFNLTVVSQVQHFTAQHRLYDQVRLSIAEGSVPIGQRDVNGELVEAGTPIAVLEIPRLDIREVVVEGSSSRQTKLGVGHRRDTPFPGQAGASVLVGRSAAYGGVFRYLEMLRPGDTVKVSTGQGTSAYRVLGARVGEQKLPALEPGKDGRLTLITSNGRPFQPSGVLMVDAELTSTAFPRPPVAIAEGYVDPHERMLTGDDSRVFSLSWLIQLLVAASIAAVWAAKRWNVMATWVVFIPVISMIALACADRVTDLLPNTL; this comes from the coding sequence GTGACGACGGCGACGGAGGATCGACGCACCGAGGGCAGGGCGCTGCGCGACAAGAGCCCCCGGAAGTTCTGGCCCACCGGGCTGCCGAGGCTGTCCAAGGTCGCGAATCCGACGCCGCCCGACTGGCGAACCGTGGTCGGGTCGTACGCGCTCTCGATGCTCTCGATCATCCTGCTGGCGCTGCTGTTCAACCTGACCGTCGTCAGCCAGGTCCAGCATTTCACGGCGCAACACCGGCTCTACGACCAGGTGCGACTGTCGATCGCCGAGGGCTCGGTGCCGATCGGACAGCGCGACGTCAACGGCGAACTCGTCGAGGCGGGCACCCCGATTGCTGTCCTGGAGATTCCGCGACTCGACATCCGTGAGGTCGTCGTCGAGGGATCGAGCTCCCGACAGACCAAGTTGGGCGTCGGACACCGGCGCGACACGCCCTTCCCGGGCCAGGCGGGCGCTTCCGTGCTCGTTGGCCGTTCGGCGGCGTACGGCGGCGTGTTCCGCTACCTCGAGATGCTCCGCCCGGGAGACACCGTGAAGGTGAGCACCGGCCAGGGGACGTCGGCGTATCGGGTGCTCGGCGCACGGGTGGGCGAGCAGAAACTGCCAGCCCTCGAGCCGGGCAAGGACGGTCGCCTCACCCTGATCACCTCGAACGGGCGGCCCTTCCAGCCCAGCGGGGTGCTCATGGTCGACGCCGAGCTGACCAGCACTGCGTTCCCGCGGCCGCCGGTGGCGATCGCCGAAGGCTATGTCGACCCCCACGAGCGGATGCTCACCGGCGACGACTCCCGGGTCTTCTCGCTGTCCTGGCTCATCCAGCTGCTGGTCGCCGCATCGATCGCTGCGGTCTGGGCGGCCAAGCGGTGGAACGTGATGGCGACCTGGGTCGTCTTCATCCCCGTCATTTCCATGATCGCGCTGGCCTGTGCCGACCGCGTCACCGACCTCTTGCCGAACACCCTCTAG